From one Paenibacillus sp. FSL K6-1330 genomic stretch:
- a CDS encoding response regulator, translating into MYRLLIVDDEPVIVNGLVQLFQEQTQLELDVCKAYSAKEALEIARRMKLDILVSDIRMPQKNGLQLIDEITYYWPHCRIIFLTGYSEFDYVHEALRKNVDNYILKTEGIDPIFQAVQVASSKLDEENGRRIQAEKAKVHFQLAEPLLKRELIRKVLNGEAARSLLSESRYEEVEFSIDVDQPAFFILGRIDGASETKTKDVAQAVQMTFINDLPNSFACEHAILDDALQVWLLQPDVELRDRFRGDAQENELHWHGVMSYMRGILELVQNECEELLGVYVSFGISGNLHDKWYTSGQQLDILRSMLQSRAALGQNMVIVNIEKAKEFEETNQDYDRFKQDDMKFDVIDRIHKYIMEHLSGDVSLTAIAEEVNFNPSYLSRYYKQLTGHNLLEYIQAKKLEGALHLMLHTNMKLQEIATRLGFESPSYFTTFFKKKMGVSPQEYRNTQ; encoded by the coding sequence ATGTACAGACTGTTGATCGTGGACGACGAACCTGTCATCGTTAACGGCTTGGTTCAGCTTTTTCAGGAGCAAACGCAATTGGAACTGGATGTATGCAAAGCTTATTCCGCCAAAGAAGCGCTAGAGATTGCCAGGAGAATGAAGCTGGACATCCTGGTCAGCGATATACGAATGCCCCAAAAGAACGGGCTGCAGCTGATTGATGAAATTACATACTATTGGCCGCATTGCCGAATCATTTTCCTGACCGGCTATAGTGAATTTGATTATGTGCATGAAGCACTGCGCAAAAACGTGGATAACTACATCCTGAAGACCGAAGGAATCGATCCGATTTTCCAAGCTGTCCAAGTGGCTTCTTCTAAACTTGATGAGGAAAACGGTCGCAGAATCCAGGCGGAAAAGGCAAAGGTGCATTTTCAACTCGCCGAACCTCTGCTGAAACGGGAGCTGATACGAAAGGTATTGAATGGAGAAGCCGCCCGTTCTCTGCTGTCCGAGTCCCGTTATGAAGAAGTGGAGTTCAGCATCGATGTAGACCAGCCGGCATTCTTTATCTTGGGAAGGATCGACGGTGCGTCGGAGACGAAAACAAAGGATGTGGCGCAAGCTGTTCAGATGACGTTTATCAACGATTTGCCCAATTCATTTGCATGTGAGCATGCTATTCTGGACGATGCCTTACAGGTATGGCTGCTGCAGCCGGACGTGGAGCTTCGGGATCGTTTTCGTGGTGATGCGCAGGAAAATGAGCTTCATTGGCATGGGGTTATGTCTTATATGAGAGGCATCCTGGAGCTGGTTCAGAATGAATGCGAAGAACTGCTCGGCGTTTATGTTTCTTTCGGGATCTCGGGCAATCTGCATGATAAGTGGTATACCTCGGGGCAGCAGCTTGATATTTTACGATCCATGCTGCAGAGCAGGGCTGCGCTTGGTCAAAATATGGTTATTGTGAACATCGAAAAGGCTAAAGAGTTTGAGGAAACGAACCAAGATTATGACCGCTTCAAGCAGGATGACATGAAATTCGACGTGATCGACCGGATCCATAAATATATCATGGAGCATTTATCCGGGGATGTCTCCTTGACCGCCATTGCGGAGGAGGTCAATTTTAACCCCTCCTATCTTTCGCGCTACTACAAGCAGCTGACAGGACACAACCTGCTGGAGTATATCCAGGCGAAGAAGCTGGAGGGGGCGCTCCATCTGATGTTGCATACGAATATGAAATTGCAGGAGATTGCCACCCGGCTCGGATTCGAATCTCCTTCGTATTTCACTACATTTTTCAAGAAAAAGATGGGGGTTTCCCCTCAGGAATACCGAAATACCCAATAA
- a CDS encoding extracellular solute-binding protein, translating to MRWIKLAKMMLISTMTLSVMAACSNQVKESEGTPAKSSTEDAKTNTAPPEPLGKYPETVTVTQVLGYNPPEDPRTPQGITPEQNAYFKDLKDMLNIEVQYKWTVPSSQFEQKFSLAMASADLPDIMELDQKNFEKLKKQGMLADLTQAYNDYASPALKKYMESDGGFAMKTFTSEGKLLAIPGFEDPFLSTQLLWIRKDWLDNLNLQPPQTMDELEQVARAFVQQDPDQNGKNDTYGIAMQKNLFFWGFDLRGFFNGFGAYPSIGDNQSAWIKDDSGKLVPGLIQPEVKTALGKLQSWYKEGILDKEFALKDENKSVEDITAGKVGISYGEWWYPNWPLNLNVDKDPKAEWIALQIPGLDGPGKSMVPKIRSNKLVVVNKKMKNPEAAIKMINFYIEVGNKKYMDQNKAEKGYVYNWFVPRIYNPAQIDTIYTEVNKALDANQSEITLDDENYKNVADVFKATKDYLAGNTADASKGVNWGQYFSRAAKDGGWGTTRQIKESQAYVNNEFYGLPTATQVEKGSQLDKLMQETFTKIVMGASLDEFDKFVQSWKSLGGDQITQEVNDWYGQQSAK from the coding sequence ATGAGATGGATCAAGCTAGCGAAGATGATGTTGATTAGCACGATGACGCTTTCGGTAATGGCTGCATGCTCGAATCAGGTAAAAGAATCTGAAGGGACGCCGGCCAAATCCTCTACGGAGGATGCAAAAACCAATACCGCACCACCCGAACCTCTCGGCAAATATCCTGAAACGGTGACGGTCACGCAAGTGCTCGGCTACAATCCGCCGGAGGACCCGCGGACGCCTCAAGGGATTACACCTGAACAGAATGCTTACTTTAAAGATCTCAAAGACATGCTGAACATTGAGGTTCAGTACAAATGGACGGTGCCTTCGAGCCAGTTCGAACAGAAGTTTTCGTTAGCCATGGCTTCGGCGGATCTGCCGGATATTATGGAACTGGACCAGAAGAACTTCGAGAAGTTGAAGAAACAGGGGATGCTAGCCGATCTTACCCAGGCTTACAACGACTATGCTTCACCGGCACTGAAAAAATACATGGAGTCTGACGGCGGCTTTGCGATGAAGACGTTTACGTCGGAAGGAAAACTGCTCGCGATTCCCGGATTTGAGGATCCTTTCCTGTCTACCCAGCTGCTCTGGATCCGCAAAGACTGGCTCGACAACCTGAATTTGCAGCCGCCGCAAACCATGGATGAGCTGGAACAGGTTGCAAGGGCCTTCGTGCAGCAGGATCCGGACCAAAACGGTAAAAATGACACATACGGTATCGCGATGCAGAAGAATCTGTTCTTCTGGGGATTTGACCTTAGAGGTTTCTTCAATGGATTTGGCGCATATCCGTCCATCGGAGACAACCAGTCGGCCTGGATTAAGGATGACAGCGGCAAGCTTGTACCTGGACTCATTCAACCGGAAGTAAAGACCGCGCTAGGCAAGCTGCAGTCCTGGTACAAGGAGGGGATTCTGGATAAAGAATTTGCCTTGAAGGACGAGAACAAGTCCGTTGAAGATATTACCGCAGGCAAGGTCGGCATTTCCTACGGGGAATGGTGGTATCCGAACTGGCCATTGAATCTCAATGTCGATAAAGATCCTAAGGCAGAATGGATTGCCCTTCAGATTCCTGGACTGGATGGACCCGGCAAGTCCATGGTCCCTAAGATCCGCAGCAACAAGCTCGTGGTCGTGAACAAAAAAATGAAGAATCCGGAAGCCGCCATTAAGATGATCAACTTCTACATCGAGGTGGGCAACAAGAAGTACATGGATCAGAATAAAGCGGAAAAAGGATATGTATACAATTGGTTCGTTCCACGAATTTATAATCCGGCCCAAATTGACACGATCTATACGGAAGTTAACAAAGCGCTTGACGCGAACCAATCGGAAATTACGCTGGATGACGAGAACTACAAAAATGTGGCGGACGTCTTCAAAGCAACGAAGGATTACCTTGCAGGTAATACCGCAGATGCCTCGAAAGGCGTGAATTGGGGCCAATATTTCAGTCGGGCGGCAAAAGACGGCGGCTGGGGAACGACGCGGCAAATCAAAGAGAGTCAGGCTTACGTGAACAATGAATTCTACGGCCTTCCCACGGCAACGCAAGTGGAGAAGGGATCCCAGCTCGATAAACTGATGCAGGAAACCTTCACCAAGATCGTCATGGGCGCTTCGCTGGATGAATTCGATAAATTCGTTCAGAGCTGGAAGTCGCTTGGCGGCGATCAGATTACGCAAGAGGTCAACGATTGGTACGGCCAGCAGAGTGCCAAATAA
- a CDS encoding ABC transporter permease subunit produces the protein MRTLKKEYLLHLMLLPGVIVTLIYAYGPMAGLVMAFQQFEPLAGFFHSDFVGFDNFRYVFELPDFKQVLWNTIVISVFKMILFLLVPLILALLLNEVTRRWFSRFIQSAIFLPFFLSWTVLGGVIIELFSLNGPVNGLLGSLDMEPIMFMLDNHWFRGIIIGSDVWKGMGYNMIVMLAAITGIHATLYEAAEVDGAGRWKQMIHITLPGMAPILILLGVLSLGGILNAGFEQILIMYNPTVYEGADIIDTFVYRLGMFSQQFGPAAAVGFFKSVISLALVAVTYYAAYKYNNYRIF, from the coding sequence GTGAGAACGCTAAAAAAAGAATATCTGCTGCATTTGATGTTGCTACCTGGAGTTATCGTCACGTTGATTTATGCTTATGGGCCTATGGCTGGCCTAGTGATGGCTTTTCAACAGTTTGAGCCGCTGGCCGGGTTCTTCCACTCGGATTTCGTTGGCTTTGATAATTTCCGGTATGTATTTGAACTGCCTGATTTCAAGCAAGTACTGTGGAACACCATTGTCATTTCCGTATTTAAAATGATTTTGTTTTTACTTGTGCCTCTGATTCTGGCACTGCTTCTCAACGAAGTCACCCGAAGATGGTTCTCGCGTTTTATCCAATCCGCTATCTTCCTGCCATTCTTTCTGTCCTGGACGGTGCTTGGCGGCGTCATCATCGAATTGTTTTCCTTGAATGGTCCGGTGAACGGGTTGCTGGGCTCACTGGATATGGAACCGATCATGTTCATGCTGGATAACCACTGGTTCCGTGGGATTATCATCGGTTCGGACGTATGGAAAGGCATGGGCTATAACATGATTGTTATGCTCGCAGCCATAACAGGAATCCATGCAACGCTGTATGAAGCTGCAGAAGTAGACGGAGCGGGAAGATGGAAACAGATGATTCACATTACGCTCCCGGGCATGGCACCGATTCTCATCCTGCTGGGTGTATTAAGTCTTGGCGGCATTCTCAACGCCGGTTTCGAACAGATTCTGATTATGTACAACCCGACGGTTTATGAGGGGGCGGATATTATCGATACCTTCGTCTATAGGCTCGGAATGTTCAGTCAGCAATTCGGACCTGCCGCCGCGGTCGGCTTCTTTAAATCCGTCATCTCTCTGGCTCTCGTGGCTGTGACGTACTATGCGGCTTATAAATATAACAATTATCGGATCTTTTAG
- a CDS encoding carbohydrate ABC transporter permease yields the protein MHKPTISRRLFVIVNTLVLSAITLLGIIPFIHLLSISLSSNTAAMAGEVRLWPVGFNLDAYRYLGEKVEFFRSFRVSLTRVVLGTAVNMFLVFITAYPLSKSNHQFKFRTPYVWFFAITMFFGGGLIPTYMIVKNTGLIDSVWALILPGALNVWNMVLMLNFFRTIPKELEEAATIDGAGHWRILWRIYLPVSLPSIATIGLFTIVGHWNAWFDGILYLNSPDKYPLQTYLSTLIMSINSQMTSISIEQIKAMENLSEKTLRTAQIFMGALPIMVVYPFLQKYFVKGMTVGSVKE from the coding sequence ATGCACAAACCAACGATCAGCAGAAGGCTGTTTGTAATCGTGAATACGCTGGTTCTATCCGCAATCACCTTGCTCGGTATCATTCCGTTCATTCATTTGCTCTCGATTTCGTTAAGCTCGAATACAGCAGCGATGGCGGGGGAAGTGAGGCTCTGGCCGGTCGGCTTTAACTTGGATGCTTACCGATACTTGGGCGAAAAGGTCGAGTTTTTTCGATCGTTCCGGGTTTCGTTAACGCGGGTCGTGCTAGGGACGGCAGTGAATATGTTTTTGGTATTTATCACCGCGTATCCCTTATCAAAATCAAATCATCAATTTAAGTTCCGAACACCGTATGTGTGGTTTTTTGCCATTACGATGTTTTTCGGCGGGGGCTTGATTCCCACTTACATGATCGTGAAGAATACCGGCTTGATTGACTCCGTATGGGCTCTGATTCTGCCTGGGGCACTCAATGTATGGAACATGGTCCTGATGTTGAACTTCTTCAGAACGATTCCGAAGGAGCTGGAGGAGGCGGCAACGATTGACGGCGCCGGACACTGGCGAATATTATGGCGTATCTACCTGCCGGTTTCCCTGCCGTCCATTGCAACGATCGGCCTGTTTACCATCGTGGGACACTGGAATGCTTGGTTCGACGGCATTTTATACTTGAATTCGCCGGATAAATATCCGCTGCAAACCTATTTGTCTACACTCATCATGTCAATCAACTCCCAAATGACTTCGATCTCGATCGAGCAGATCAAGGCGATGGAGAATTTGAGTGAGAAAACGCTCCGGACTGCCCAAATATTCATGGGCGCGCTGCCGATCATGGTCGTGTATCCGTTCCTGCAGAAGTACTTTGTCAAAGGGATGACGGTCGGAAGCGTCAAAGAATAA
- a CDS encoding Gfo/Idh/MocA family oxidoreductase, translated as MNKVKVALIGAGLRGINYMEYALMHPHELEVVAVAEPNQQRREQFKARHGLEDASCFENWNDFFAGPKLADAVLICTQDKQHFEPTMRALEAGYHVLLEKPMSPDPEECIKMGEMASQAGLVFSICHVLRYTPFFTTLKELLERETIGQLMSIQHNENVGYWHQAHSFVRGNWRRKEDSSPMILAKSCHDLDILLWLADSDCLRVSSFGSLSHFTAEQAPEGAPKRCLDGCPVSDQCLYYAPDLYLTEDMNWPTSAISDDMSYEARYKALLEGPYGRCVYHCDNDVVDHQVVNLEFANNVTVAFTMSAFTRDVSRTIKLMGTRGEIRGAMEKNEIEIIHFGSGKIERISFADRGGHVGHGGGDMGLIKDFLRLVQTGASDQGLTSANRSVQSHLMAFAAEQSRVDGKVISIKEFEQQFSAQV; from the coding sequence ATGAATAAGGTTAAGGTTGCCCTTATCGGAGCAGGACTGCGAGGCATCAATTATATGGAATATGCCCTGATGCACCCTCATGAGCTTGAGGTGGTTGCCGTCGCGGAACCGAATCAGCAGCGGAGGGAACAGTTTAAAGCTAGGCATGGCCTTGAAGATGCATCGTGCTTCGAGAATTGGAATGATTTCTTTGCAGGGCCCAAACTCGCGGACGCGGTATTGATATGCACCCAGGATAAGCAGCATTTCGAACCAACGATGCGGGCGCTTGAAGCCGGTTACCATGTGCTGCTGGAGAAGCCGATGTCACCGGATCCCGAAGAGTGCATCAAGATGGGTGAGATGGCTTCGCAGGCCGGACTGGTGTTTTCGATCTGTCACGTGCTGCGGTATACGCCGTTTTTCACGACTTTAAAGGAACTGCTGGAGCGTGAGACCATTGGCCAATTGATGTCCATCCAGCATAACGAGAACGTGGGCTATTGGCATCAGGCGCACAGTTTTGTGCGGGGGAATTGGCGTCGTAAGGAAGATTCCAGTCCGATGATTCTCGCCAAGTCTTGTCATGATCTCGATATTTTGCTCTGGCTTGCCGATTCCGATTGCCTTCGGGTATCCTCTTTCGGCTCGTTAAGCCATTTTACGGCTGAACAAGCACCGGAAGGCGCACCTAAACGCTGTTTGGACGGATGCCCGGTCTCGGATCAGTGCCTCTATTATGCGCCTGATCTATATTTGACAGAGGATATGAATTGGCCAACGTCGGCGATCAGTGATGATATGAGTTATGAAGCCCGTTATAAGGCATTGCTGGAGGGGCCATATGGCCGCTGCGTATATCATTGCGATAATGATGTTGTGGACCACCAGGTCGTCAATTTGGAATTTGCCAATAACGTAACGGTTGCGTTTACGATGAGTGCGTTTACGCGAGATGTCAGCCGCACAATCAAGCTGATGGGAACCCGCGGGGAAATCCGCGGAGCTATGGAGAAGAATGAAATTGAGATCATTCACTTTGGCAGCGGCAAGATCGAGCGAATATCTTTTGCAGATAGGGGCGGGCATGTCGGGCACGGAGGCGGTGATATGGGCCTGATCAAGGATTTTCTGAGGCTGGTGCAGACAGGGGCAAGCGATCAAGGGCTTACTTCGGCAAACCGTTCCGTTCAAAGCCACCTCATGGCGTTTGCGGCTGAGCAGTCGAGAGTGGATGGAAAGGTCATCTCGATAAAGGAATTTGAGCAGCAGTTCAGCGCGCAAGTATAA